One stretch of Actinomycetota bacterium DNA includes these proteins:
- a CDS encoding RES family NAD+ phosphorylase codes for MIVFRHADPRRPFVWESAAQPSGRWHEAGRGPAHYLADTPAGAWAEFLRHEEITDPADLEGVRRAVWAIDIPELPEARPTLADRTLRGGTGTYPRCRREAERLRAGGAGGLVAPSAALEANGARGHVVDGGVKPGPAHAPRVIVLFGRRPDLVGRPVVEDGRPPRELLAHVRHL; via the coding sequence GTGATCGTCTTCCGCCACGCGGACCCGCGCCGGCCCTTCGTGTGGGAGAGCGCCGCCCAGCCGTCGGGGCGATGGCACGAGGCCGGACGTGGTCCGGCGCACTACCTCGCCGACACTCCCGCCGGTGCCTGGGCGGAGTTCCTTCGCCACGAGGAGATCACCGATCCCGCGGACCTCGAGGGGGTTCGCCGGGCGGTGTGGGCGATCGACATCCCGGAGCTGCCCGAAGCGCGTCCGACGCTTGCGGATCGAACGCTTCGCGGCGGGACCGGAACGTATCCACGGTGCCGGCGCGAAGCCGAACGACTGCGCGCCGGTGGCGCCGGCGGTCTCGTGGCTCCTTCCGCTGCGCTCGAGGCGAACGGCGCGCGGGGTCACGTGGTCGACGGCGGCGTGAAGCCGGGCCCGGCGCACGCGCCTCGGGTCATCGTGTTGTTCGGACGGCGTCCGGACCTGGTCGGCCGGCCGGTCGTCGAGGACGGTCGTCCACCACGAGAGCTTCTGGCTCACGTTCGGCATTTGTAG
- a CDS encoding type II toxin-antitoxin system VapC family toxin produces the protein MAAFVVDASVVVEFLAPGRHGEAADRFIGGLAWDDPLELFAPDVLLLEVANALRRLTETKALSHSAADRVVTRLPQLAIAMVATGALLEEAWPLRRRMTIYDGVCAAARIEAFTVDQPELVRLLDTLERDERRD, from the coding sequence GTGGCGGCGTTCGTCGTCGACGCGTCAGTCGTCGTCGAGTTCCTCGCGCCCGGCAGACACGGCGAAGCCGCCGACCGCTTCATCGGCGGCCTCGCGTGGGACGATCCGCTCGAGCTGTTCGCGCCCGACGTTCTCCTTCTCGAGGTCGCGAACGCCCTCAGACGCCTGACCGAAACGAAAGCCTTGAGCCATTCCGCCGCCGATCGCGTGGTCACCCGCCTCCCACAACTCGCGATCGCGATGGTCGCCACGGGAGCGCTCCTCGAAGAGGCCTGGCCGTTACGCCGCCGGATGACGATCTACGACGGCGTGTGCGCCGCAGCGCGGATCGAAGCCTTCACGGTCGACCAACCGGAGCTCGTCCGGCTACTCGACACCCTCGAGCGCGACGAGCGTCGCGACTAA
- a CDS encoding CopG family transcriptional regulator: protein MKRLQIYIEEELDEALAVAAAREKTSKAALIRRFVAERLGGPKRDPLDDLIGALDIEPADIDDVVYGT from the coding sequence ATGAAGCGACTGCAGATCTACATCGAAGAGGAGCTCGACGAAGCCCTGGCGGTCGCGGCGGCCCGGGAGAAGACCTCGAAGGCGGCGCTGATCCGTCGCTTCGTCGCGGAGCGGCTCGGCGGCCCGAAGCGCGATCCGCTCGACGACCTCATCGGCGCGCTCGACATCGAACCGGCCGACATCGACGACGTCGTCTACGGGACGTGA
- a CDS encoding helix-turn-helix transcriptional regulator, translating to MTTAAELLVRARQEAGLSQAALARKAGIPRSVLNTYERGKRQPGADALIAILRAAVFELRLSPLIDLELNGRRLAEVLDLAESLPYRSRRRLAYPPFRRRAE from the coding sequence ATGACCACCGCCGCCGAGCTGCTTGTGCGGGCCCGGCAAGAGGCCGGCCTCTCCCAGGCCGCCCTGGCTCGGAAAGCCGGTATCCCTCGCTCGGTCCTCAACACGTACGAGCGCGGCAAACGCCAGCCCGGCGCGGACGCTCTCATCGCTATCTTGCGTGCCGCCGTCTTCGAGCTCCGCCTCTCTCCGCTCATCGATCTCGAGCTGAACGGGCGCCGGCTCGCCGAGGTCCTGGACCTCGCGGAAAGCTTGCCGTATCGATCGCGGCGAAGGCTCGCCTACCCCCCCTTCCGACGGCGAGCTGAATGA
- a CDS encoding PIN domain-containing protein, translated as MRFVDTSFWIALQNRSDSHGDDAAAMWRAGPGPVVTTNLVIGETWTFLRRRAGHPHAVRFLDRVGASQVISILHVDEPTEEDAWRWLRRHDERKYSFVDATSFAVMRRMRIREALAFDGDFAAAGFIEARP; from the coding sequence GTGAGGTTCGTCGATACGTCCTTCTGGATCGCGCTCCAGAACCGCAGCGACTCTCACGGCGACGATGCTGCTGCGATGTGGCGGGCGGGTCCCGGCCCCGTCGTCACGACGAACCTCGTCATCGGCGAGACGTGGACGTTCCTCCGCCGACGCGCCGGTCATCCCCACGCCGTCCGCTTTCTCGATCGCGTGGGCGCATCGCAGGTGATCAGCATCCTCCACGTCGACGAACCGACCGAGGAGGACGCGTGGCGATGGCTGCGCCGGCACGATGAGCGCAAGTACTCCTTCGTCGACGCGACAAGCTTCGCGGTGATGCGCCGGATGCGGATCCGTGAGGCCCTCGCCTTCGACGGCGACTTCGCCGCCGCCGGGTTCATCGAGGCCCGCCCGTAG
- a CDS encoding CDP-alcohol phosphatidyltransferase family protein produces the protein MQPGGGERSFAGAIALGRTADGLTFSRLVIAIVLVPVLGAHNAAAAAVLVGAGWLTDFLDGRAARAAEGHTRLGPFDLWVDTLVGAGVLLGFVAWGWVPALVGVSLVVVLFAAFAFTRNVALSFLLQAIGYTLLLWRTWQDGAHGALVWLLGIITFLAVVNRKQFLGNAVPTFLKGMAAVFRGRPD, from the coding sequence ATGCAACCAGGGGGCGGGGAGCGCTCGTTCGCCGGAGCGATCGCGCTCGGGCGCACGGCCGATGGGCTCACGTTCTCGCGACTCGTGATCGCGATCGTTCTTGTCCCCGTGCTCGGCGCCCACAACGCAGCCGCCGCGGCCGTGCTCGTCGGGGCCGGGTGGCTGACCGACTTCCTCGACGGCCGTGCCGCGCGCGCGGCCGAGGGGCATACCCGGCTCGGGCCGTTCGACCTGTGGGTGGACACGCTCGTCGGAGCCGGCGTGCTGCTTGGTTTCGTCGCGTGGGGGTGGGTGCCGGCGTTGGTCGGCGTGAGCCTGGTGGTCGTGCTGTTCGCGGCGTTCGCGTTCACTCGGAACGTCGCGTTGTCGTTCTTGCTCCAGGCGATCGGCTACACGCTGCTTCTTTGGCGGACGTGGCAGGACGGAGCGCACGGAGCGCTCGTGTGGCTGCTCGGCATCATCACGTTCCTGGCAGTCGTGAACCGGAAGCAGTTCCTCGGGAACGCGGTGCCCACGTTCCTCAAGGGGATGGCCGCGGTGTTCCGCGGTCGGCCGGATTAG